In the genome of Anas platyrhynchos isolate ZD024472 breed Pekin duck chromosome 21, IASCAAS_PekinDuck_T2T, whole genome shotgun sequence, one region contains:
- the LOC113845764 gene encoding antigen-presenting glycoprotein CD1d-like isoform X1 has product MTVVCQENPKTAVQTPLAADASSTAATAQAEQQQKEVCSCGSCSPFRLVLHPLLNAWGFTTGSMQFPCLLLFILPGMWADPEGSQKLHLFQTFIFYNSNFVDLSAWATLEDIIIAALQNYTREIIYLQPWVSPALPADEWENLQNLFRIYVYNYIQILQDKARLYQIPYPFVLQCKTGCELYPNGSSTKFYHLAYNAHSFLSFDVDSSHWKRWQENELAVHIEQEFNSFTDFSATLQLLLNSTCIDHMKRFIEYGRAALERREPPVATVFAHMRDPAQLLLVCHVTGFYPRPISVAWLRDGQEVSPGPGLNTSTILPNADLTYQLRSTLIVAPDDGHTYACRVRHCSLGTRSLLIPWGSSKVALGIGVAVVVLLTVAAACIATVWYYRHRC; this is encoded by the exons ATGACTGTAGTGTGCCaggaaaaccccaaaaccgcagTGCAGACCCCATTGGCTGCTGatgccagcagcactgctgcaacTGCCCAGgcagaacagcaacagaaagaaGTGTGCAGCTGCGGCTCCTGCAGCCCTTTTCGCCTCGTGCTGCACCCACTTCTGAATGCTTGGGGCTTCACCACTGGCAGCATGCAGTTCCCTTGCCTTCTTCTCTTCATCCTTCCTGGGATGTGGGCAGACCCAGAGG GCTCTCAGAAACTCCACCTATTCCAAACCTTTATCTTCTACAATAGCAACTTTGTGGACCTTTCAGCCTGGGCCACCCTGGAGGACATCATCATCGCTGCCCTGCAGAACTACACCCGGGAAATCATTTACCTCCAACCATGggtctccccagccctgcccgcagACGAGTGGGAAAACCTGCAAAATCTGTTCAGGATTTATGTGTACAACTACATTCAGATACTGCAGGACAAAGCTAGGCTGTACCAGATTCCCT ACCCTTTTGTGTTGCAGTGCAAGACTGGCTGTGAGCTGTACCCCAACGGCTCCTCCACAAAATTCTACCATCTTGCCTACAATGCTCACAGCTTCCTCAGCTTTGATGTGGACAGCAGCCACTGGAAGAGGTGGCAGGAGAATGAGCTGGCAGTGCATATTGAGCAGGAGTTCAATAGCTTCACCGACTTTTCCGCAACACTGCAACTCCTACTCAACAGCACCTGCATTGACCACATGAAGAGATTCATTGAATATGGCAGGGCGGCTCTGGAGAGACGAG AGCCACCTGTGGCCACTGTCTTTGCCCACATGCGTGacccagctcagctcctgctAGTCTGTCATGTCACTGGCTTCTACCCGCGACCCATCAGTGTGGCCTGGTTGCGGGATGGCCAGGAGGTGTCGCCGGGCCCAGGACTCAACACCAGCACCATCCTGCCCAATGCTGACCTCACCTACCAGCTCCGCAGCACCCTCATCGTGGCCCCCGACGATGGGCACACCTATGCTTGCCGTGTGCGCCACTGCAGCCTGGGCACCCGCAGCCTCCTCATCCCCTGGG gCAGCTCCAAGGTGGCCCTTGGCATTGGTGTTGCTGTTGTGGTGCTGCTCACTGTGGCTGCGGCCTGCATTGCGACCGTCTGGTACTACAGGCACAG gtgctga
- the LOC113845764 gene encoding antigen-presenting glycoprotein CD1d-like isoform X2, with the protein MTVVCQENPKTAVQTPLAADASSTAATAQAEQQQKEVCSCGSCSPFRLVLHPLLNAWGFTTGSMQFPCLLLFILPGMWADPEAWATLEDIIIAALQNYTREIIYLQPWVSPALPADEWENLQNLFRIYVYNYIQILQDKARLYQIPYPFVLQCKTGCELYPNGSSTKFYHLAYNAHSFLSFDVDSSHWKRWQENELAVHIEQEFNSFTDFSATLQLLLNSTCIDHMKRFIEYGRAALERREPPVATVFAHMRDPAQLLLVCHVTGFYPRPISVAWLRDGQEVSPGPGLNTSTILPNADLTYQLRSTLIVAPDDGHTYACRVRHCSLGTRSLLIPWGSSKVALGIGVAVVVLLTVAAACIATVWYYRHRC; encoded by the exons ATGACTGTAGTGTGCCaggaaaaccccaaaaccgcagTGCAGACCCCATTGGCTGCTGatgccagcagcactgctgcaacTGCCCAGgcagaacagcaacagaaagaaGTGTGCAGCTGCGGCTCCTGCAGCCCTTTTCGCCTCGTGCTGCACCCACTTCTGAATGCTTGGGGCTTCACCACTGGCAGCATGCAGTTCCCTTGCCTTCTTCTCTTCATCCTTCCTGGGATGTGGGCAGACCCAGAGG CCTGGGCCACCCTGGAGGACATCATCATCGCTGCCCTGCAGAACTACACCCGGGAAATCATTTACCTCCAACCATGggtctccccagccctgcccgcagACGAGTGGGAAAACCTGCAAAATCTGTTCAGGATTTATGTGTACAACTACATTCAGATACTGCAGGACAAAGCTAGGCTGTACCAGATTCCCT ACCCTTTTGTGTTGCAGTGCAAGACTGGCTGTGAGCTGTACCCCAACGGCTCCTCCACAAAATTCTACCATCTTGCCTACAATGCTCACAGCTTCCTCAGCTTTGATGTGGACAGCAGCCACTGGAAGAGGTGGCAGGAGAATGAGCTGGCAGTGCATATTGAGCAGGAGTTCAATAGCTTCACCGACTTTTCCGCAACACTGCAACTCCTACTCAACAGCACCTGCATTGACCACATGAAGAGATTCATTGAATATGGCAGGGCGGCTCTGGAGAGACGAG AGCCACCTGTGGCCACTGTCTTTGCCCACATGCGTGacccagctcagctcctgctAGTCTGTCATGTCACTGGCTTCTACCCGCGACCCATCAGTGTGGCCTGGTTGCGGGATGGCCAGGAGGTGTCGCCGGGCCCAGGACTCAACACCAGCACCATCCTGCCCAATGCTGACCTCACCTACCAGCTCCGCAGCACCCTCATCGTGGCCCCCGACGATGGGCACACCTATGCTTGCCGTGTGCGCCACTGCAGCCTGGGCACCCGCAGCCTCCTCATCCCCTGGG gCAGCTCCAAGGTGGCCCTTGGCATTGGTGTTGCTGTTGTGGTGCTGCTCACTGTGGCTGCGGCCTGCATTGCGACCGTCTGGTACTACAGGCACAG gtgctga
- the LOC113839656 gene encoding uncharacterized protein isoform X1 produces MEQHGTASSQNPDALLGIAEKYGELWHRWGLGEGGSGLLDLPLGVKIPLLPGTKPVFYRTKLGEKLHQPSAQFHLEDPYCRLLRTEYNCLHDPHLQAYYNHKDSLQSLKSKGFITSSGKVVCSLKEFNEYRQYLTTLKLEAEKIKRQEEEKLQQQLAKLKKLDARLMAGSDRSRQSSSSNVYLVSKGKASLLQPQKPAGPPSHKSRRNFPQSGQYRRLKVTPSSVEVGREDAKLPESIHAVTESERESPVPADGVFKAASEEQAARESQRIEEVARAVVRQVFERVQALDQSVCVLKRSPHGIQERPCASAESEMPSEASPLDKEQQIALLSKKVVASVMKAVEKFWESGTPSASEPRPEAGQKEQPLARRASHVGKPEEKKPREALEGAFSQASLDKVTKEAVGSVCDTLESFVASRVEQDFNCKYSEIVALPTVDASNRQPQPSQGPLSREGMREGQGLQTASEEQSPEARPGETLPMIPPVPDTDEVSRLSCRSVRGSIQKAASEVQRLHTELQAYARTIVLNVIEEVKDKMEREMKAKALDAVSSSKTVASGMTRCLSEQSSQSVTARKLEKNLGRRVSKQSVPSNGKESRPSEHLRRGSEQGAPMAGSSAPTGESQTQLRSKSTTGTIPPTGPQFLRQPAPPSVPKQPAQSGARRLRVRVRPIPLKPQ; encoded by the exons ATGGAGCAGCATGGCACTGCTAGTTCCCAAAACCCAGACGCACTGCTGGGCATAGCTGAGAAGTACGGAGAG CTCTGGCACAGATGGGGACTTGGAGAAGGAGGTAGCGGGCTGCTGGACCTCCCACTTGGAGTCAAAatccctctgctgccaggcaccaagcctgtcttcTACAGAACAAAGCTGGGGGAAAAG CTGCACCAGCCTTCCGCTCAGTTTCATCTGGAAGATCCATATTGTCGCCTACTGCGCACAGAGTACAACTGCCTGCACGACCCGCATCTGCAGGCCTACTACAATCACAAAGACAGCCTGCAGAGCCTGAAGAGCAAGGGCTTCATCACCAGCAGCGGCAAA GTGGTCTGCTCTCTCAAGGAGTTCAATGAGTACAGGCAGTATTTGACCACGCTCAAGCTGGAAGCGGAGAAAATCAAGAGGCAAGAAGAG GAAAAGCTTCAGCAACAGCTCGCCAAGTTAAAGAAACTTGACGCAAGACTGATGGCGGGGAGCGACCGTTCTCGCCAGAGCTCCTCCAGTAATGTGTACTTGGTCTCGAAAGGGAAAGCCAGCCTACTGCAGCCTCAAAAACCAGCTGGCCCACCTTCccacaaaagcagaagaaacttTCCCCAATCTGGCCAGTACAGAAGGCTGAAAGTGACTCCCTCCAGCGTTGAGGTGGGCAGGGAAGATGCCAAGCTCCCTGAGAGTATCCATGCTGTTACTGAGTCCGAGAGAGAGTCACCCGTCCCCGCAGACGGTGTATTCAAAGCTGCCTCGGAAGAACAGGCTGCTAGAGAAAGCCAGAGGATTGAAGAGGTGGCTCGGGCAGTGGTGCGGCAAGTGTTTGAGAGGGTGCAGGCACTGGACCAGTCTGTCTGCGTCTTGAAGAGGTCTCCCCATGGGATCCAAGAAAGACCGTGTGCAAGTGCCGAAAGCGAGATGCCTTCAGAGGCATCTCCTCTTGACAAAGAGCAGCAAATTGCACTGCTGTCTAAGAAGGTTGTGGCGAGCGTGATGAAGGCCGTTGAGAAGTTCTGGGAATCCGGCACGCCCAGTGCATCTGAGCCAAGGCCAGAAGCCGGCCAGAAGGAGCAGCCCTTGGCCAGGAGAGCATCCCACGTGGGGaagccagaagaaaagaaaccaagggAAGCCCTTGAGGGAGCATTCTCACAGGCTTCCCTTGACAAGGTCACCAAAGAAGCTGTTGGAAGTGTCTGCGACACTTTGGAATCCTTCGTGGCTTCCCGGGTTGAGCAAGACTTCAACTGCAAGTATTCTGAAATCGTGGCGCTTCCCACTGTTGATGCCTCCAACAGGCAGCCACAGCCATCCCAGGGGCCTCTCTCACGGGAGGGCatgagggaagggcagggactACAAACAGCATCAGaagagcagagcccagaagcAAGGCCGGGAGAAACGTTGCCCATGATCCCACCAGTGCCAGACACTGATGAGGTCTCACGCCTGAGTTGCAGGAGTGTGAGGGGGAGCATCCAAAAGGCTGCCTCCGAAGTTCAGCGTCTGCACACAGAACTGCAGGCCTATGCCAGAACCATTGTCCTTAATGTGATTGAAGAAGTGAAGGACAAGATGGAGagggaaatgaaagcaaaggcCTTAGACGCCGTTTCAAGCAGCAAAACTGTGGCAAGCGGGATGACGCGCTGCTTATCGGAGCAGAGCTCTCAGTCTGTGACTGCACGGAAGCTGGAGAAGAACTTGGGAAGGCGTGTCAGCAAACAGTCTGTGCCAAGCAATGGGAAGGAGAGCCGTCCCTCGGAGCACCTCCGAAGAGGCTCTGAGCAAGGTGCTCCCATGGCAGGCTCTTCTGCCCCCACAGGGGAATCCCAGACCCAGCTGAGGTCCAAGAGCACCACAGGCACCATCCCTCCCACGGGCCCACAGTTTCTCAGGCAGCCGGCTCCTCCATCTGTTCCGAAGCAGCCTGCCCAGAGCGGAGCACGGAGGCTACGCGTGCGTGTCAGACCGATCCCATTGAAGCCTCAGTAG
- the LOC113839656 gene encoding uncharacterized protein isoform X2 — translation MEQHGTASSQNPDALLGIAEKYGELWHRWGLGEGGSGLLDLPLGVKIPLLPGTKPVFYRTKLGEKLHQPSAQFHLEDPYCRLLRTEYNCLHDPHLQAYYNHKDSLQSLKSKGFITSSGKVVCSLKEFNEYRQYLTTLKLEAEKIKRQEEEKLQQQLAKLKKLDARLMAGSDRSRQSSSSNVYLVSKGKASLLQPQKPAGPPSHKSRRNFPQSGQYRRLKVTPSSVEVGREDAKLPESIHAVTESERESPVPADGVFKAASEEQAARESQRIEEVARAVVRQVFERVQALDQSVCVLKRSPHGIQERPCASAESEMPSEASPLDKEQQIALLSKKVVASVMKAVEKFWESGTPSASEPRPEAGQKEQPLARRASHVGKPEEKKPREALEGAFSQASLDKVSPWDPRKTMCKCRKRRAFRGISS, via the exons ATGGAGCAGCATGGCACTGCTAGTTCCCAAAACCCAGACGCACTGCTGGGCATAGCTGAGAAGTACGGAGAG CTCTGGCACAGATGGGGACTTGGAGAAGGAGGTAGCGGGCTGCTGGACCTCCCACTTGGAGTCAAAatccctctgctgccaggcaccaagcctgtcttcTACAGAACAAAGCTGGGGGAAAAG CTGCACCAGCCTTCCGCTCAGTTTCATCTGGAAGATCCATATTGTCGCCTACTGCGCACAGAGTACAACTGCCTGCACGACCCGCATCTGCAGGCCTACTACAATCACAAAGACAGCCTGCAGAGCCTGAAGAGCAAGGGCTTCATCACCAGCAGCGGCAAA GTGGTCTGCTCTCTCAAGGAGTTCAATGAGTACAGGCAGTATTTGACCACGCTCAAGCTGGAAGCGGAGAAAATCAAGAGGCAAGAAGAG GAAAAGCTTCAGCAACAGCTCGCCAAGTTAAAGAAACTTGACGCAAGACTGATGGCGGGGAGCGACCGTTCTCGCCAGAGCTCCTCCAGTAATGTGTACTTGGTCTCGAAAGGGAAAGCCAGCCTACTGCAGCCTCAAAAACCAGCTGGCCCACCTTCccacaaaagcagaagaaacttTCCCCAATCTGGCCAGTACAGAAGGCTGAAAGTGACTCCCTCCAGCGTTGAGGTGGGCAGGGAAGATGCCAAGCTCCCTGAGAGTATCCATGCTGTTACTGAGTCCGAGAGAGAGTCACCCGTCCCCGCAGACGGTGTATTCAAAGCTGCCTCGGAAGAACAGGCTGCTAGAGAAAGCCAGAGGATTGAAGAGGTGGCTCGGGCAGTGGTGCGGCAAGTGTTTGAGAGGGTGCAGGCACTGGACCAGTCTGTCTGCGTCTTGAAGAGGTCTCCCCATGGGATCCAAGAAAGACCGTGTGCAAGTGCCGAAAGCGAGATGCCTTCAGAGGCATCTCCTCTTGACAAAGAGCAGCAAATTGCACTGCTGTCTAAGAAGGTTGTGGCGAGCGTGATGAAGGCCGTTGAGAAGTTCTGGGAATCCGGCACGCCCAGTGCATCTGAGCCAAGGCCAGAAGCCGGCCAGAAGGAGCAGCCCTTGGCCAGGAGAGCATCCCACGTGGGGaagccagaagaaaagaaaccaagggAAGCCCTTGAGGGAGCATTCTCACAGGCTTCCCTTGACAAG